The Populus alba chromosome 4, ASM523922v2, whole genome shotgun sequence genome contains a region encoding:
- the LOC118038749 gene encoding wall-associated receptor kinase 1-like, which translates to MQIALTLRAVKDIVAYAMKGSKEIPISKKDAKVNWLLHINECTDPGKTPCPEGTCKNVIGDYKCRCPLGQYGDGKTGCKGVGIITIIAAVGASIFLVVICLLLYMICRKRIKDKNFQENGGKILKNQRVRIFSETGLAKATNNYADDRKLGEGGFGSVYSGVLTDNTMVAVKKSKGVDKAQMNEEFQKEMSIVSQVNHKNVVKLLGLCLETKVPLLVYEFISNGTLSKHIHDKGSRILASWTNRLRVASEVALALDYLHSLADPPVIHGDVKSVNILLDNNYTAKVADFGA; encoded by the exons ATGCAAATTGCACTTACCCTGAGAGCGGTCAAGGATATCGTTGCTTATGCAATGAAGGGTTCGAAGGAAATCCCTATCTCCAAGAAGGATGCCAAGGTAAACTGGTTATTGC ATATAAATGAATGCACGGATCCAGGAAAAACCCCATGTCCAGAAGGTACTTGCAAGAATGTGATTGGAGATTACAAGTGTCGATGTCCACTTGGCCAGTACGGTGATGGTAAAACAGGTTGTAAAGGAGTTGGTATCATCACAATTATTGCAG CTGTTGGCGCAAGCATTTTCCTTGTGGTTATTTGTCTGTTACTCTACATGATCTGCAGGAAAAGAATAAAGGACAAGAACTTCCAAGAGAACGGgggaaaaattttaaagaatcaaCGAGTAAGGATTTTCAGCGAGACAGGGTTGGCAAAGGCAACCAACAATTATGCTGATGATCGGAAACTCGGGGAGGGTGGTTTTGGTTCTGTTTACAGTGGAGTTTTAACAGATAATACAATGGTTGCTGTCAAGAAGTCCAAAGGGGTGGACAAGGCTCAGATGAATGAGGAATTTCAAAAGGAAATGAGCATTGTTTCACAGGTCAATCACAAGAATGTGGTAAAGCTCTTGGGCCTGTGTTTAGAGACCAAAGTTCCATTACTGGTCTATGAGTTCATCTCAAATGGAACTCTTTCCAAGCACATCCACGACAAAGGTTCCCGGATACTGGCTTCCTGGACCAATCGTTTGAGGGTAGCATCGGAGGTTGCGCTTGCGCTTGATTATTTGCACTCTCTGGCAGACCCTCCAGTTATTCATGGAGATGTCAAGTCAGTAAACATACTTCTAGACAATAATTACACAGCAAAAGTAGCAGATTTTGGCGCTTGA
- the LOC118038760 gene encoding wall-associated receptor kinase 2-like codes for MWVFLLMMSLLLCPVAASTASPDVKPGCQDNCGDVSVPYPFGILERSCAMNKHFFLNCSSEADGQRQLLIGNIPVRKISALNGTVTVGIYTAFDCYNETARNRSKSSVTLGSGPFMFSDTQNVFTAIGCDTSAQVINKDRTYGAACLSICTENVNMSDGNPCSGSGCCQTSIPKGLKSLNISTSSYNNHTNVSDFNPCGIAFLVDRSSLKLSDWPLSRKPKDGDDAYRTDTVIEWVVKNETCEQAKANQSAYACGTNANCTYPEIGQGYRCLCNEGFEGNPYLQEGCQDIDECKVRGKNACEEGTCENVIGDYKCRCPLGKYGDGKTGCKGVGIITIIAAVGASIFLVVICLLLYMICRKRIKEKNFQENGGKFLKNQRVRIFSEAELVKATNNYADDRKLGEGGFGSVYSGALTDNTVVAVKKSKGVDKAQMNEEFQKEMSIVSQVNHKNVVKLLGLCLETKVPLLVYEFISNGTLSKHIHDKGSRILASWTNRLRVASEVALALDYLHSLADPPVIHGDVKSVNILLDNNYTAKVADFGASVLMSPGQTNILATKIQGTLGYLDPEYLMTGILTVQSDVYSFGVVLVELLTGEMPNSISKSGEKRNVIQHFISALENNHLFKILDFQTGDEGELDEIEAVAELAKGCLNSMGLNRPTMKEVSDELAKLKALHQKSLVHENSEETDYLLGESSQSFCKNASPPMDQSQTVISMQIENYTNSN; via the exons ATGTGGGTGTTTTTGCTGATGATGTCGCTTTTATTGTGTCCAGTTGCAGCATCAACAGCAAGCCCAGATGTAAAACCTGGCTGCCAAGATAATTGTGGGGATGTTAGTGTTCCTTACCCCTTTGGGATTTTGGAACGAAGCTGTGCCATGAATAAGCACTTCTTTCTAAACTGCAGTTCTGAGGCTGATGGGCAACGTCAACTGTTGATTGGAAACATTCCTGTTCGCAAAATATCAGCACTGAACGGCACAGTCACTGTAGGCATATACACTGCTTTCGACTGCTATAACGAAACAGCAAGGAACAGGTCAAAATCTTCTGTTACCCTTGGATCAGGCCCTTTCATGTTCTCAGACACCCAAAATGTATTCACAGCTATTGGTTGCGATACCTCTGCTCAGGTGATCAACAAAGATCGTACATACGGAGCTGCATGTCTCTCCATATGCACCGAAAACGTGAACATGTCAGATGGAAATCCTTGCTCAGGTTCTGGATGCTGCCAAACCTCAATCCCCAAGGGCCTCAAGTCACTTAACATTTCAACTTCCAGTTATAACAACCACACGAATGTTTCGGACTTCAATCCTTGTGGAATTGCCTTCTTAGTGGACAGAAGCTCCTTGAAGCTTTCAGATTGGCCGCTCTCTCGCAAGCCAAAAGATGGAGATGATGCATATAGAACCGATACTGTGATTGAATGGGTAGTTAAAAATGAGACGTGCGAACAGGCTAAAGCTAATCAAAGTGCATATGCTTGTGGCACTAATGCAAATTGCACCTACCCTGAGATTGGTCAAGGATATCGTTGCTTATGCAATGAAGGGTTCGAAGGAAATCCCTATCTCCAAGAAGGATGCCAAG ACATAGATGAATGCAAGGTTCGAGGAAAAAACGCTTGTGAAGAAGGTACTTGCGAGAATGTGATTGGAGATTACAAGTGTCGATGTCCACTTGGCAAGTACGGTGATGGTAAAACAGGTTGTAAAGGAGTTGGTATCATCACAATTATTGCAG CTGTTGGCGCAAGCATTTTCCTTGTGGTTATTTGTCTGCTACTCTACATGATCTGCAGGAAAAGAATAAAGGAGAAGAACTTCCAAGAGAACGGGggaaaatttttaaagaatcaaCGAGTAAGGATTTTCAGCGAGGCAGAGCTGGTAAAGGCAACCAACAATTATGCTGATGATCGGAAACTAGGGGAGGGTGGTTTTGGTTCTGTTTACAGTGGAGCTTTAACAGATAATACAGTGGTTGCTGTCAAGAAGTCCAAAGGGGTGGACAAGGCTCAGATGAATGAGGAATTTCAAAAGGAAATGAGCATTGTTTCACAGGTCAATCACAAGAATGTGGTAAAGCTCTTGGGCCTGTGTTTAGAGACCAAAGTTCCATTACTGGTCTATGAGTTCATCTCAAATGGAACTCTTTCCAAGCACATCCACGACAAAGGTTCCCGGATACTGGCTTCCTGGACCAATCGTTTGAGGGTAGCATCGGAGGTTGCGCTTGCGCTTGATTATTTGCACTCTCTGGCAGACCCTCCAGTTATTCATGGAGATGTCAAGTCAGTAAACATACTTCTAGACAATAATTACACAGCAAAAGTAGCAGATTTTGGCGCTTCGGTACTGATGTCTCCTGGCCAAACCAATATCTTAGCTACAAAAATACAAGGGACTCTAGGCTACCTGGATCCTGAGTATCTTATGACGGGTATTTTAACCGTTCAAAGTGATGTCTATAGCTTTGGGGTAGTTCTTGTGGAGCTTCTCACTGGAGAGATGCCAAACTCCATTTCCAAGTCTGGAGAGAAACGGAACGTTATTCAACACTTCATCTCGGCACTGGAAAATAATCATCTCTTCAAAATTTTGGATTTCCAGACGGGTGATGAAGGTGAATTGGATGAGATAGAAGCTGTAGCTGAGCTTGCAAAAGGATGTCTAAATAGCATGGGACTAAACCGGCCAACCATGAAGGAAGTGTCCGATGAGCTTGCTAAGCTGAAAGCTCTTCATCAGAAATCATTGGTTCATGAAAATAGCGAGGAAACAGACTACTTGTTAGGGGAATCATCACAATCTTTCTGCAAGAATGCAAGTCCTCCCATGGATCAATCCCAAACTGTGATATCAATGCAGATTGAGAACTACACTAACAGCAATTAA